A genomic region of Saccopteryx bilineata isolate mSacBil1 chromosome 1, mSacBil1_pri_phased_curated, whole genome shotgun sequence contains the following coding sequences:
- the LOC136316024 gene encoding baculoviral IAP repeat-containing protein 2 — translation MHKTTSQRLVPGPSYQKIKSIMEDSTILSNWTVGDKHEMKYDFSCELYRMSTYSTFPIGVPVSERSLARAGFYYTGVNDKVKCFCCGLMLDNWKQGDNPIEKHKQLYPSCSFVQNLVSVTSLGSTFKNTSQMRNSITPSLSPTLEQSGSFSGAYTNLSPNPLNSRAVEDFSPLRTNPYSYAMSTEQARFLTYHMWPLTFLSPSELAKAGFYYIGPGDRVACFACGGTLSNWEPKDDAMSEHRRHFPNCPFLENSLETLRFSISNLSMQTHSARLRTFMYWPSSVPVQPEQLASAGFYYVGRNDDVKCFCCDGGLRCWESGDDPWVEHAKWFPRCEFLIRMKGQEFVDEIQARYPHLLEQLLSTSDTPGDENSDPPIVHFGPGESSKEDAVMMNTPVVKAALEMGFSRSLVKQTVQSKILTTGENYKTVNDIVAALLNAEDEKRQEEKERQTEEMASDDLSLIRKNRMALFQQLTCVLPILDNLLKANVINKQEHDIIKQKTQIPLQARELIDTILVKGNAAANIFKNCLKEIDSTLYENLFVERNMKYIPTEDVSGLSLEEQLRRLQEERTCKVCMDKEVSIVFIPCGHLVVCQECAPSLRKCPICRGIIKGTVRTFLS, via the exons ATGCACAAAACTACCTCCCAACGACTTGTCCCAGGTCCCTCgtatcaaaaaattaagagtataaTGGAAGATAGCACGATCTTGTCAAATTGGACAGTTGGCGACAAACACGAAATGAAATATGACTTTTCATGTGAACTCTACAGAATGTCTACATATTCGACTTTCCCTATCGGCGTTCCTGTATCAGAAAGGAGTCTTGCTCGTGCTGGTTTTTATTACACTGGTGTGAATGACAAGGTCAAATGCTTCTGCTGTGGCCTGATGCTGGATAACTGGAAACAAGGAGACAATCCTATTGAAAAGCATAAACAGCTCTATCCTAGCTGTAGCTTTGTTCAGAATCTGGTTTCTGTTACTAGTTTGGGATCCACTTTTAAGAATACTTCTCAGATGAGAAACAGTATTACGCCTTCATTATCTCCCACCTTAGAACAAAGTGGCTCATTCAGTGGTGCTTACACCAACCTTTCACCAAACCCTCTTAATTCTAGAGCAGTTGAAGACTTCTCCCCATTGAGGACTAACCCCTACAGTTATGCAATGAGTACTGAACAAGCCAGATTTCTTACTTACCATATGTGGCCATTAACCTTTCTGTCACCATCAGAATTGGCAAAAGCTGGTTTTTATTACATAGGACCTGGAGATAGGGTAGCCTGCTTTGCTTGTGGTGGGACACTAAGTAACTGGGAACCAAAGGATGATGCTATGTCAGAACATCGGAGACATTTCCCGAActgtccatttttggaaaatTCTCTAGAAACACTGAGATTTAGCATTTCAAATTTGAGCATGCAGACACATTCAGCTCGACTGAGAACATTCATGTACTGGCCATCTAGTGTTCCAGTTCAACCTGAGCAGCTTGCAAGTGCTGGTTTCTATTATGTGG GTCGTAATGATGATGTCAAATGCTTTTGCTGTGATGGCGGACTGAGGTGTTGGGAATCTGGAGACGACCCATGGGTTGAACATGCCAAATGGTTTCCAAG GTGTGAGTTTTTGATACGCATGAAAGGACAAGAGTTTGTTGATGAGATTCAAGCCAGATATCCTCATCTTCTTGAACag CTGTTGTCAACTTCAGACACTCCTGGAGATGAAAATTCTGATCCACCAA TTGTTCATTTTGGACCTGGAGAAAGTTCTAAAGAAGATGCAGTCATGATGAATACACCTGTGGTTAAAGCTGCCTTGGAAATGGGCTTCAGTAGAAGCCTGGTAAAACAGACAGTTCAGAGTAAAATCCTAACAACTGGAGAGAATTACAAAACAGTTAATGATATTGTGGCAGCACTTCTTAATGCTGAAGATGAAAAAAgacaagaggaaaaggaaaggcaaACGGAAGAAATGGCATCAG atgatTTGTCATTAATTCGGAAGAATAGAATGGCTCTCTTTCAACAGTTGACATGTGTGCTTCCTATCCTGGATAATCTTTTAAAGGCCAATGTAATTAATAAACAAGAACATGACATAATTAAACAGAAAACACAGATACCTTTACAAGCAAGAGAACTGATTGATACTATTTTAGTTAAAGGAAATGCTGCAGCCAACATCTTCAAAAACTGTCTAAAAGAAATTGACTCTACATTATATGAGAACTTATTTG TGGAAAGGAATATGAAGTATATTCCAACAGAAGATGTTTCAG GTCTGTCACTGGAAGAACAATTGAGGAGGTTGCAAGAAGAAAGAACTTGTAAAGTGTGTATGGACAAAGAAGTTTCTATTGTATTCATTCCTTGTGGTCATCTGGTAGTATGCCAGGAATGTGCCCCTTCTCTAAGAAAATGCCCTATTTGCAGGGGTATAATTAAGGGTACCGTTCGTACATTtctctcataa